Proteins encoded together in one uncultured Desulfosarcina sp. window:
- a CDS encoding transglycosylase SLT domain-containing protein, with protein sequence MNTSMVAMPPAVLRITLADGTQHSFIQKLTIGRHSECENRIQDVVVSRRHVDVFPENDNWWVQDRKSANGVFLNGQRIERDILFGTGRIQLGEGGPTLFYAVETPIQAEPVQPAPSEQPQAAPPATPTNSVHPSDLDHYKDHYFGKTLDGPAGEHTMMVRQAFAEVQKKQRWTYGLIIGFVVLLLIATGGVAWYKHSQVVAQRKLAAEVFYTMRALEIDLIKLRVEAAKRASIEDRQQIEEAKKRKKKLEESYDRYVKSLDVYSKGMSEKEKIILRMAHRFGECEVNMPDGFLEEVTGFIEKWQSSKRLSRVIQRARRRGYIPKIVDALEKEDLPPQFFYLAVQESNLNHEAVGPPTRFGIAKGMWQFIPKTAEKYGLQVGPLKDEAVVDKLDDRHDFTKSTRAAATYLRDIYTTDAQASGLLVMASYNWGERRVIKLIQTMPENPRERNFWQLITAYRQKVPDETYDYVFSIFTAAVIGENPRLFGFDFDNPLMESGADAKG encoded by the coding sequence ATGAATACTTCCATGGTCGCCATGCCTCCAGCCGTATTAAGAATTACCCTTGCTGACGGAACACAGCACAGCTTCATCCAAAAGCTTACCATCGGACGCCATTCGGAATGCGAAAATCGTATCCAGGATGTGGTGGTCAGCCGCCGGCATGTCGACGTGTTTCCGGAAAATGACAATTGGTGGGTGCAGGACCGGAAGAGCGCCAACGGCGTGTTTCTCAACGGGCAGCGCATCGAGCGGGACATCCTTTTCGGAACCGGCCGCATTCAGTTGGGGGAAGGGGGGCCGACCCTGTTTTACGCCGTTGAAACCCCCATCCAGGCCGAACCCGTTCAGCCGGCACCGTCCGAACAGCCGCAAGCAGCGCCCCCCGCGACACCGACCAATTCCGTCCACCCATCCGACCTGGACCACTACAAAGACCACTATTTCGGCAAGACCCTGGATGGGCCCGCCGGCGAACACACCATGATGGTCCGCCAGGCTTTTGCCGAAGTGCAGAAAAAACAGCGTTGGACCTACGGCCTGATTATCGGCTTTGTGGTCCTGCTTCTGATCGCCACCGGCGGCGTGGCCTGGTACAAGCACAGCCAGGTGGTCGCGCAGCGCAAACTGGCCGCCGAAGTGTTTTACACCATGCGGGCGTTGGAAATCGATCTGATCAAGCTGCGGGTGGAGGCGGCCAAACGTGCCTCGATAGAGGATAGACAACAGATCGAGGAAGCCAAAAAACGCAAGAAGAAGCTCGAGGAGAGCTACGACCGTTATGTCAAAAGCCTGGACGTATACAGCAAGGGCATGAGTGAAAAAGAAAAGATCATTCTGCGTATGGCCCATCGCTTCGGCGAGTGCGAGGTCAACATGCCCGACGGTTTTTTGGAAGAGGTGACCGGATTTATCGAGAAGTGGCAGTCCAGCAAACGACTCTCACGGGTCATTCAACGGGCCAGACGGCGGGGATACATCCCGAAGATCGTGGATGCCCTGGAAAAAGAGGATCTGCCGCCGCAGTTTTTTTATCTGGCCGTGCAGGAGAGCAATCTCAACCACGAGGCCGTGGGGCCGCCCACCCGCTTTGGCATCGCCAAGGGGATGTGGCAGTTCATCCCCAAGACCGCAGAAAAATACGGGCTGCAGGTCGGCCCGCTGAAGGATGAAGCCGTTGTGGACAAGCTAGACGATCGCCATGATTTTACCAAATCGACCCGGGCGGCCGCGACGTACCTCAGGGATATCTATACCACCGACGCCCAGGCATCGGGATTGTTGGTGATGGCATCCTACAACTGGGGGGAGCGGCGGGTGATCAAACTGATCCAGACCATGCCGGAAAATCCCAGGGAGCGTAATTTCTGGCAGTTGATCACCGCCTATCGCCAGAAAGTCCCCGACGAAACCTACGACTACGTTTTTTCCATCTTCACCGCCGCCGTGATCGGTGAAAATCCCCGCCTGTTCGGTTTCGATTTCGACAATCCACTGATGGAAAGCGGGGCGGATGCCAAGGGATGA
- a CDS encoding IS1634 family transposase, with translation MENLVPDNLTFSEVGHLPIIKDFAKKIELVETLDTLVDSEMELSPGVAILAMVLDTLSGRTPLYRMEEFFQEKDTELMLGCDVKPELFCDYNIGRVLDKIFDTGTQKVFSQIAQNAIGVFDVDPRRLHFDTTSISVFGDYDFVDPPLKITYGHSKDKRPDLKQFIVSMLCVDRNIPILGTTEDGNASDKTLNNELLGGVSKHMARHGLKPGAFVYVADSAFVTPDNLEKSRDKNVKFLTRLPATYKECSRAISEAVIAENWIDFGELNQTPATKKRPAAIYRGFETTVELYGETYRAIVVHSSAHDKRRHKRIDRLLEQKRKDLETHGKKINAGPFYCRADAEAAAEKIGKATPNSYHRLRYEIREKAKYRRGRPAKGKPRTPIGYEYLLDVKIEKDTDAITPLRLEAGCFVLLTNLSGTKEQVQWPAVTLLELYKNQSGIEQNFGFLKDPVIVNSIFLKKPKRIEVLGLILVIALLIWRLMERCMRQHLERTKSEISGWKNRPTKRPTSFMMTTKFLSILVAKSGKRRQLVRPLKPVQLEFLQAMGVDPEVFIKP, from the coding sequence TTGACAGCGAAATGGAACTCTCACCGGGAGTCGCTATTCTGGCCATGGTGTTGGACACACTTTCGGGAAGAACCCCTTTGTACCGGATGGAAGAATTCTTTCAGGAGAAGGACACTGAATTGATGTTGGGTTGCGATGTCAAACCGGAACTTTTCTGTGACTACAATATTGGCCGTGTGCTGGACAAGATCTTCGACACCGGCACACAAAAGGTGTTCTCGCAGATCGCTCAAAATGCCATTGGCGTGTTTGACGTCGATCCCCGTCGTTTACATTTCGATACCACCTCCATCAGTGTTTTCGGAGATTATGACTTTGTCGATCCACCACTTAAAATCACCTATGGTCACAGCAAGGACAAGCGTCCGGATCTGAAGCAGTTTATCGTTTCAATGCTGTGCGTGGATCGGAACATCCCCATCTTGGGGACCACCGAAGACGGCAACGCTTCGGATAAAACGTTGAACAACGAACTTTTAGGAGGCGTCTCAAAGCACATGGCCCGGCACGGGCTTAAACCGGGAGCCTTCGTATACGTAGCGGACTCGGCTTTTGTCACGCCGGACAATCTCGAAAAATCGAGAGATAAAAACGTAAAATTCCTGACCCGGCTGCCAGCCACCTACAAGGAGTGTAGCCGTGCCATCTCCGAGGCCGTTATCGCCGAGAATTGGATTGATTTTGGCGAACTCAATCAGACACCGGCTACGAAAAAACGCCCTGCTGCGATTTACCGTGGATTTGAAACCACCGTAGAGCTCTATGGTGAAACCTACCGCGCCATCGTTGTGCACTCTTCCGCTCATGACAAACGTCGCCATAAGCGTATTGATCGATTGCTTGAGCAAAAACGCAAAGATCTGGAAACCCACGGCAAAAAGATTAACGCAGGTCCCTTTTATTGCCGGGCCGATGCCGAGGCTGCAGCAGAAAAGATCGGTAAAGCCACCCCAAACAGCTATCACAGACTACGGTATGAAATCAGGGAAAAGGCCAAATATCGCCGGGGAAGACCCGCCAAAGGAAAACCACGTACGCCCATCGGTTACGAATATCTTCTTGATGTCAAGATTGAAAAGGATACGGATGCAATCACTCCCTTGCGTCTTGAGGCCGGATGCTTTGTTTTATTAACCAACCTGTCCGGGACCAAGGAGCAGGTCCAATGGCCCGCCGTTACTCTTTTGGAGTTGTATAAGAACCAGAGCGGTATCGAACAAAACTTCGGATTTTTGAAAGACCCGGTAATCGTCAACTCCATCTTTTTGAAAAAGCCGAAACGTATCGAAGTGCTTGGTTTGATCCTTGTAATCGCACTTCTGATTTGGCGCTTGATGGAGCGCTGTATGCGTCAACATCTGGAAAGAACGAAAAGCGAAATCAGCGGCTGGAAAAATCGCCCGACCAAGCGACCGACCTCTTTCATGATGACGACGAAATTCTTAAGCATATTGGTAGCGAAATCAGGAAAACGAAGACAACTGGTCAGGCCATTAAAGCCTGTTCAGCTGGAATTTTTACAGGCTATGGGAGTTGACCCGGAAGTCTTTATCAAACCGTAA